Proteins co-encoded in one Colletes latitarsis isolate SP2378_abdomen chromosome 13, iyColLati1, whole genome shotgun sequence genomic window:
- the Tsp2a gene encoding tetraspanin 2A, translated as MVTKTSGAQLEQRIQCIKFTIFCLNAIIWLLGSAMFGLCMWLRLDPGFQEWVEFLDMYEFYIGIYILLAASIFIIIITFVGCGVTLTEYILGLFVYVGLQLFCFVLGLVGTSILLDYSTYDSKIQPLIRRSMTTLINKYHDERATFILQLIQESIGCCGADGPMDYLKMKKPLPNECRDTVTGNAFFHGCVEEISWFLEGRSGWLAGLALSLCLLHIVIAALTLVLVRALKKEENSITLKH; from the exons ATGGTTACCAAAACTTCCGGAGCCCAATTGGAGCAACGAATTCAGTGTATAAAATTTACCATCTTCTGCTTAAATGCCATTATATGG TTACTCGGCAGCGCAATGTTCGGATTGTGCATGTGGCTAAGGCTGGATCCAGGTTTCCAAGAATGGGTCGAATTCCTTGATATGTATGAATTTTACATTGGAATTTACATCCTACTTGCGGCTTCAATATTCATCATAATTATTACATTCGTCGGTTGCGGTGTTACTCTTACGGAGTATATCCTGGGGCTCTTTGTT TACGTAGGTCTACAATTATTTTGCTTCGTTCTTGGCTTGGTAGGAACGTCGATACTTTTGGATTATTCTACTTACGATAGTAAAATTCAACCACTTATACGGCGTTCCATGACTACGCTTATTAATAAATACCACGATGAAAGAGCAACGTTTATTCTGCAACTGATTCAAGAGAGC ATCGGTTGTTGTGGCGCCGATGGACCGATGGAttatttgaaaatgaaaaaaccGCTACCTAACGAGTGTAGAGACACAGTTACTGGTAATGCCTTCTTTCACGGTTGCGTTGAAGAGATTTCGTGGTTCCTGGAAGGCAGATCAGGATGGCTCGCCGGTCTGGCGTTGTCTTTATGCTTGCTCCAT ATAGTAATAGCTGCCCTCACTCTGGTGCTTGTGCGAGCTTTAAAAAAAGAAGAGAACTctatcacattgaaacattaa
- the Scf gene encoding calumenin B scf, whose translation MQEFMLLQILIGFSVLATAIPKPENEHKTRVIDKEPSEEEHYINSQHNAAYDHEAFLGEEAKTFDQLTPEESTRRLGIIVDKIDKDKDGFVTVEELKSWILYTQRRYIRNNVDRQWKSHNVEGKEKLPWTEYMAMIYGDMDEHETENHEKSKDNSFSYVAMLKKDRRRWIAADLDNDDALTKEEFTAFLHAEEADHTKDIVVLETMEDIDKDEDGKISLSEYIGDMYEGAEGEEEPEWVKNEIEQFSMYRDKDGDGFLNFDEVKAWIIPADFDHAKAESRHLIFEADMDGDQKLTKEEILEKYDIFVGSQATDFGEALTRHDEF comes from the exons ATGCAAGAATTCATGCTTCTTCAAATTCTAATTGGTTTTTCTGTCTTGGCGACAGCGATCCCAAAGCCGGAAAACGAACACAAGACACGAGTCATCGATAAG GAACCGAGCGAAGAGGAGCATTATATTAATAGTCAACATAATGCAGCTTACGATCATGAAGCCTTTCTTGGCGAAGAAGCAAAAACTTTTGATCAACTTACCCCTGAAGAAAGTACACGAAGATTAGGAATAATAGTTGATAAAATAGACAAAGATAAAGATGGTTTTGTCACTGTAGAAGAACTTAAATCCTGGATATTGTACACTCAACGGCGTTATATACGAAACAATGTTGACAGACAATGGAAATCTCATAATGTGGAGGGAAAAGAGAAACTTCCATGGACAGAGTACATGGCAATGATTTATGGAGACATGGACGAGCATGAGACAGAAAATCATGAAAAATCCAAAGACAATTCCTTTTCTTACGTAGCTATGCTTAAAAAGGATCGTAGGCGTTGGATAGCAGCAGATTTGGATAACGACGATGCTCTTACGAAAGAAGAGTTTACTGCCTTTCTTCATGCGGAAGAAGCAGATCATACAAAGGATATTGTAGTACTAGAAACTATGGAAGATATTGATAAAGATGAAGATGGCAAAATATCTCTTTCAGAGTATATTG gTGATATGTACGAAGGTGCAGAAGGAGAAGAGGAACCAGAATGGGTGAAAAATGAGATAGAGCAATTTTCTATGTATCGAGACAAGGATGGTGATGGTTTTCTGAACTTTGACGAG GTCAAAGCTTGGATTATTCCAGCTGACTTTGATCATGCAAAGGCTGAATCTAGACACTTAATATTCGAAGCAGACATGGATGGAGACCAAAAACTTACAAAGGAAGAAATATTAGAAAAATACGATATTTTTGTTGGTTCTCAAGCTACTGATTTTGGGGAAGCATTAACCAGGCACGATGAATTTTAA
- the LOC143349588 gene encoding uncharacterized protein LOC143349588, with amino-acid sequence MKGIYSSIFLSMCTVSLVLAIIDEDKPYCFHFRWVPPMYDNRPEKYNCTMSKGVPCIEPLIPTKVPPNMTELWNMRNETILCPLTSGNVCIKYIFEYNNNIVNMSFFCGKIMEDQVTAITSGCYRQNVGGYTIETCACESRREPCNASIKTKYSVILTIIYIYILS; translated from the exons ATGAAGGGAATATATTCAAGTATATTTTTAAGTATGTGCACAGTGTCTCTAGTACTTG CAATTATAGACGAGGATAAACCATACTGTTTTCACTTTAGATGGGTACCACCAATGTACGATAATAGACCAGAGAAGTATAATTGTACCATGTCCAAAGGTGTACCTTGTATTGAACCTCTAATCCCCACAA aGGTTCCACCAAATATGACTGAATTGTGGAATATGCGAAACGAGACCATTCTATGTCCTTTAACATCTGGAAAtgtttgtataaaatatatttttgaatacaataataata TCGTTAATATGTCctttttttgtggaaaaataatGGAAGATCAAGTGACAGCTATTACGTCAGGATGCTATCGACAAAAT GTGGGTGGTTACACAATTGAAACTTGTGCTTGTGAATCTAGAAGAGAACCTTGTAATGCatcaataaaaacaaaatattcGGTTATTTTAACGATT atatatatatatattttatcatAA